ctgtgtAGTCCTGTACCCACGCTAGATTAATATGGTGCCTTGTACACCCCTTCCTGCCCCCAGTGAATCCTgtaaaatggatactatagtgccaggaatacaaagctgtattcctggaattacagctccctctgcctcccccgtCCCTCGCGCACTCCGTCAGGTGTcagaaagcacctccagtggctgtcaggcAGACAGCAACTGGATGTAGacttagtgctgtaatgtaaacattgcagataCTCTggtactgcaatgttttacattgcaactcTAAATGCACTAGGGTcagtgcacctagaccacttcaaagagctgaagtggtcgaggtgactatagtgaccatTTAACCGTTGTTACTAGTTCCAGGAAAGCAGTGGACTTCATCGAGGTGGCAGATGTGCATGTATTTCACGAGGACACACCTAAGTAACCCATAATGGATTTCATAGCGGAATGATTCGAATATATAATTAGTGTTTTCTGTACCTCCTCTTGCTTTAATAGTGGACAGATCTTAAAATTAAGTATGAAAACCAGAGGTTATATGCCCATGTCTAAAGAATGTCACAGAAATTAATTTCTACCTGGTATTTTTATCCAATCAGCTGTGAGTGGACTATAGATTTCGTTACAACTTGTGGGGAAAATGTTAAAGACACTCcgctgtccaaatacaaaatgaataaaagtaattGTTTAGCTGATATGCCCCAAATGAAAAATTGCATGCATTCAATTATGCATTTATTATAAAAACCTGCCATTCTCGTCTGCTTCATCACAAACCCAGTctctgtggctgcccaatcacagacttcccaatgcaactcaatgagaagtctttgtaagttaggtgctctgggcaattgctgcctattgagtttagctccactgagctaaccaaaccaggaagtaacagaacccgTTGTCTACTTGAAAGTCAAGGGCGTGTAACAGAGTTAAATTTATAAaagaggaattaaaaaaaaaaaaaaagtacacactcTTCACCtagaaagcttttcagcaagctaaagctttaactttatttgtacggtgtactttattttttggtAAACACTGCTTCCAACTGATGATCACTTAGAATGGCAATGTTCAACACTTAGAAcattggttcccaaaccagtcctcaaggcacccccCAGCCGTTCAGGATATAGGAATTACCATGGTGGGGtgttttttctcccctttttctttaaaaaaaataaatgtaaaaaataaataccttAGAGATGCCTTgagaactggtttgggaaccactgctttagaaAGTACAGCATGTATTAGTGTCCGTTCTTTTTGGCTAGTGTAAGTTCATGTACCATTTTCTCTGCATGTTGCAGAACagcattttggattttttttattttaaatctcaaGGCAGGAATTTTCAATTTTGGAACAAATCATCCATTGTACTATTTCATATTCCTACCTTTTGTTGGTGTATCCATTGTACAGCAATGCAAAAGATgaatgctttataaataaataaaagcaaagttTGCTCGCGGGAGGTATTGTGTTAACACCCATTTTATGGAGCATTAGAGTGTTCAAATTCcccgactttttttttattattattagactTACTCCCAAGACAAATCTATAAATCAcaggcagcttttttttttacacaaattacaaaaaagGGTCCCCCTTCACTCATTAAATGGTATGCAGGAATATATATCTTCAGATATTAAAGGTGTTAACACTTCTCTTGGAAATGAGACATGGAGATggcgctttattttttttttgtttttaataacttGCTATGATGCCGGTCAAGTCTTTTTAAAAGTATATTCCTATCCCTCAAACACGATCTAAATGGAGTTATGGGTGCAGGAGTCCTTGGGCACAAGTTTACCTTATGAAGTAAATGATTTGAGCGGTTTAACCCTGAAGTTATCCCCCCTTGGAAAACCATACGGTCTACCACCTGTCGCCTCCTCCAGACATCACAGTGATGTTTTGCAATGGCaactaatgagacagagagccACATAATAGCTCACTTAGaagctgtgattggacagccacacagAGGAGAGTCTGTGCTGGGGAAGACATGTAGGGCTTGTAGTAGCTTCAAATAATATTTATACGCCTACAGAGTAAACATGCAAAACCAAAATGCACaatttcctgttttgtttttaagggTAAGAGAGAGTGACAGGAAAGAGAGGTTTGGTTTGTTTGTTAAACCTCAGGGTCCATGGTGTGACATATTAATAAGTCGTATATATTTTATGAACTATAATGAATGAAAAGGTATaaagtacaaatacaaataatatgtcaaCTTTTTTAATGTATGCCTCAGTTTTAACCATTCTTTGATATGTATCTAATTTAATTTATGTGCACCAGAGCCAAATTAAACAGTTTACAGAATTCTCATTATTGCACTAATATCACAGCCTATTCGGTTTTTCATTTGAGGTTAGCCAAATTCAGCATATATGGTACACTAAATAAGATCACTGAATATTAAAGTTTTAAAACATAAGAACCATTGAATTTATTTTGCCTCTGCTGCTTTGTTCGTTACAGGTGTAATGGCTCTGGAAACTAACTGTATCCAAAATATCTTTAGATTGTGATTTTTCTGTACCCCACTGTTAAACCATAACTGTAAACATGATTTATCAAATGTTCGGTACCATAACAGCACTTGGtatttttaactatatatatatcagacaTTTTTACTAGCGCTCAACAATGGCAATGTCCAAAgttaaaacatttcttttaaATCCCACTTGACCACAAAAGACACACCTATGTGTTTCATCTTCAAATATATAATGCAGGAAAACCTTCACACAGACAAgaaatatatacagtttttctaaaTAAACCACAATGTTAATACcatcacctaaaaaaaaaaaaaaaaaatttaaaagagtTTAACTGTTCTTAGTGCATCAAATAATTGAATGTTATGTTCACAAATGTGTATATAGAACAAAATAGTTTGGCCACTTCTAAAAGGACAAAACGTGAAACAGAGAGAAATAAAGATACACATAAGTTCTAAAGATAAACTTTCATTTTGGAACTAGACGTAGATGTTACCATTGTTAAGCGACCAACAATGATTTATTCTACAACAAACACATTGGGGTTAGTAATTGCGATGGCCTAGGTCTTTATGAACCAGTACAGTTCAATGCCTTATTTTGCACTTGCAGAGAGTTCTGCAGAATTGCAGTACAAATTGATGTTGTCTGCAGTGGTATATGGATTGCAGCCAGAAGGTTCAGAGCAATTTATAGGAAAGTAAAGTGATCAGAGAGTCAAATGGGTCACTAGCCTAAGTGTGAGATTGCTGAAGGATTGCTTCTGAAAAAGAGACTGAAATATTCAAAAACGATGGGTACGTGTGTAACTtcctagatatataaaaaaataaaaaaggctgaAATTGTGAAGTCATACAACATTATAGGATATATTTCTGCACATGAAAAAGcagataaaatatttaatatgtaatgtACAGTGCACATTTACCAGATCAGCTTACAGAATGGACGAAGTAGAATCAGAGTGGACAGTTAGGACATGTGCAAAACCCTGCAAAAAACAGAATGACAGGCATCtgccaataaaacaaaaaaaaaatgaatttgtatTTTAGAGGAAATACAATTAAATTTTCcaccaaatacaaaaaaaggacTGCAGAAAAATGCATACCTTTCTAACAATTTACATAAGTTATTAAATAAGGATCAGATTTAAAAAGAATATAAATGAAGCTTTAAGTAGGTCTTTTCTACATGCATATTATTCTTcacgaaagaaaaaaaaaaaaaaatacatatgtaaaaaGGCCATTGGTAATTGCTCTGTTAACAGCTGTAGAAAACGCCAATTCTCTGGTCACAAACTCCACTAGTATAGCACTTGGTCTCTGCCTTGTTATAGGATTttttccctttaaatactgttAAATTCTATTACTCCAATAGTAAAAGAATATGTGACTTGAAATATGGCGATCTTCCTGACAGGGGTGGGGAATCTGCACACAGTTTATACAATTATCCAGAACAGCATCCTCCAGCGCTCTGTGCCTGTGGTTCATCATCTACAATCTGCACTCCTCTCCTTGCAGCTCCTGACTGACTGGGGCCATTGCCTTTTGCACGTTCATCTACTTGTGCCGTTTCAATCATTCCtggggaggaaaaaaataaatattgattatGCACATATTACTTTACACACTACATACTATAGGAGATTGAAAGTAACACTCCATATCAGATGAAAAAGGATAACAAATACAATAGACACAGATgagggttggggttttttttgtaagAGGCAAGTTGCACTAATAAATAAACAGGGATAGTACAAGCACCATAAACATTACACCTTACATTACAGTGGCAAAATATTTATACAGGTTCACAATTTAGCCAGTTGAGTTAACTCTCGATACAAAGTCTCAGTTTGGCAGTGCTGAAGGagtaaacattaaagggacaatatattcaccaagacaactttagctaaataaagcatgtatagataatgccattgtggtctcactgcttaattctgtgcccttaaggagttaaataactttgtttatacagccagtcacacctccctgcatgaaccatgcacagccttcctaaacacttcctgtaaagtgagatctaatgtttatacttaatTTATTGCATAGTGTTTAATTTAGCCTTTACTCTTATCTcttgcactgttaatagcctgctagaccttgcaggagcctcctgcgattaaagttcaatttacagagtaggagataaaaacttttcaagttaacacttttttgttttcaagcaggctgtgtcagtcacagttgGTGGGAGGGttggctagggctgcagaaaccaaagtgatttaattcctaaatggcagagaataagGTAGTAAAGCCTTCAGAGGCATGACAACATATTTTCGGCCTTCTGGAGAAAGCTGGCACTCCAAGCTGCTTTGCCACAAGTGATTGCTCACAAACGGTATTGCCTCAACACTCCCGGCACAGGACGGCAACTCTCACGGAGCAAAGAGCAGGAAAAAAAGGCAACGGAGCGGGCGATTCCTCTACAAACATCAGACAGCTTGATCTGTAGCCCGCTACCGGCTGCAGCACAAATCAGAAACCACAGAGGAGACAGTGACATTTCAGGTCTTGTTTATATACAAAGTGGCAAATTGGAAATGTCCCCTTTAGCTAAGTTTGCTTTCTTATGCTCCATAATGTCAGTATGTTTAACATGACTTGTCTCTAAGTCTACCTTACTATGCGTCTGACATGTTAGCCATCTTGTTATTATTACTTTAATCTTACTCTGTCTTATTCCATGAAAATGTGCAATGTTATCGAATGCCACGCAACAGTTTCTCTATGTCAGCTGAAATGCCTGCACCAAGCTGATGTGGcaatgcacaactaaaataaagaatataaaacattttttattttaaatatatagatttgACTTACTTTTACAAAGATCAAGGAATagttcttcaattcctttattcTGTTTAGCTGAAGTGTGATAGTGCTTTGCTCCCACAGATTCAGCATACCTTTAAAAAGAATTGGAATTAATATTTTAGAAAAGAACATCCAGTCTATATCCTTGAGCTACAAACAACAACTTACGTTTCTGCTTCTTGAATGGAGACGTGCCTCTCTTTTTCCAAATCTACTTTGTTACCTGTTAGAAACAGCCGTTAATTAGCAAGGCCAAGTTAGAAAACCACGCAATACACAGAATTACCATTTTGTATGGAGTTCAAGTAACCTACCTACTATACACAAACAAATTTCATTTCCCAGCATTTTTCTGAGTTCCTTCACCCAATTTTTAACCTGGGGGCagagtaattaattaattatagtcTCCTTAAAACAAGAGAAA
This Pelobates fuscus isolate aPelFus1 chromosome 3, aPelFus1.pri, whole genome shotgun sequence DNA region includes the following protein-coding sequences:
- the RAB21 gene encoding ras-related protein Rab-21, encoding MAAGGGGAAAAGASRTYSFKVVLLGEGCVGKTSLVLRYCENKFNDKHITTLQASFLTKKLNIGGKRVNLAIWDTAGQERFHALGPIYYRDSNGAILVYDITDEDSFQKVKNWVKELRKMLGNEICLCIVGNKVDLEKERHVSIQEAETYAESVGAKHYHTSAKQNKGIEELFLDLCKRMIETAQVDERAKGNGPSQSGAARRGVQIVDDEPQAQSAGGCCSG